One Bacillus andreraoultii genomic region harbors:
- a CDS encoding glycosyl hydrolase, which translates to MKAKKWFSVLLAVLLVISTVPNAFKPKIVQAASNTNSINLVDSNASKNTKLLFNYLKNVGPKKILFGQQHATDEGLTLKGSGQRAGSKESEIKNSVGDYPAIFGWDTLSLDGYEKPGVSGDSEKSIKNLAQSMKAAHELGGIVTLSMHPYNFVTGGNFNDTTGNVVEHILPGGEKNSAFNKWLDNIAALAKELSKDDIPLIFRPFHEQTGNWFWWGANTTTSDQYKAIFRYTVEYLRDVKDVHNILYAYSPGAGPGGDKERYLETYPGDEYVDIFGIDKYDNKQNAGSESFFNDLIKDLEMLVDLADEKGKIAALTEFGYSPEGLKKTGNHLTWFTDLLNAIKKSEKASRISYMLTWANFGWPNNIFVPYKDINGDLGGDHELLPDFINFYNDRSTAFSSEIKEKRYSGEVPTTVEKQPFMHVASPASGTTIRENTVTIRARVLNDVPKKVTYAEKGSTTEHEMKYDEQSRYYKAEWSPSGDVNGSSTELTIKSVMSDGTVQVETVKVFVKVPEIILKEYRFDDDINDFKNNGAWPDSIKIDISHAVIHDNGMLKISSENLQSNEDWQELKLELTDTLNFSLHTINRVTFDAYVPTSLNSGNASLRSVVMFPDDWETKHGIATTERKLSDLETETFDGVEYAKYPVSIDITGVKHNPKTLAISIVGSALAGNGDIYIDNIKLINLFKEASLDPSVIDDFENYLGDNDLLKKNYTSNGDGVTVSLSTENKNDGEYGLKYDYKLASQGYTGANKTLGGVDWSEYNQLKFWIKPDGKSQRLNIQLTIDGVGYEAYRYYDNEEPRMETINFAEFKPASWADQSLILTKEKLKNVSTFSIYVDAVDKAKLESTLYFDDIKVFKDKEAPDIPENGDGQVRKPEKPGILYDFENDVEDFDVTQNHSEATKPKVTDEFATSGKHSLVTEFNLSKSGGFELSKITDLNLASIDAISANVKLSSGSADVKLYIKTGNDWAWADSGTYHVGTDGFTKVTFPLKGINQAQLEQVKAIGLQVLPKNGEGKAKLYLDEVTLEGKAIEEPTRKPLLFDFEDGTNNWKIGYSENETTEVTTTSENAINGSSLTTTFNLSKGKFSLQTSEIKDLTGENALYAKVKISKGKANVKLYMQTGSAWNWVDSGEVSIEENQVVTLKLPLTDIKELKSIQAIGIEILPIEGVGNANVYVDDVSLIELSDEPDTDKPDGENPDVDKPDTDKPDGENPDVDKPDTDKPDSEKPDTDKPDTDKPDNENPDTDKPDTDKPDNENPDTDKPDTDKPD; encoded by the coding sequence ATGAAAGCAAAAAAGTGGTTTTCAGTTCTTTTAGCCGTATTATTAGTAATCTCAACTGTTCCAAATGCATTTAAACCAAAAATTGTTCAAGCCGCAAGTAACACAAATTCTATTAATCTAGTTGACTCAAATGCATCAAAGAATACGAAACTTTTATTTAACTATTTAAAAAATGTTGGGCCTAAAAAAATTTTATTTGGACAACAACATGCTACGGATGAAGGTTTAACTTTAAAAGGATCCGGACAAAGAGCAGGATCTAAAGAATCGGAAATTAAAAATTCCGTTGGTGATTATCCAGCAATTTTTGGATGGGACACATTAAGTCTAGACGGTTATGAAAAACCTGGAGTTTCAGGTGACAGTGAAAAAAGTATTAAAAACTTAGCACAATCAATGAAAGCTGCACACGAATTAGGCGGGATTGTCACTTTAAGTATGCATCCATATAATTTTGTAACTGGTGGAAATTTTAATGATACGACAGGGAATGTAGTTGAACATATTTTACCTGGTGGAGAAAAAAATTCCGCTTTTAATAAATGGTTAGATAACATCGCTGCATTAGCTAAGGAATTATCAAAAGATGATATTCCACTCATTTTCCGACCTTTCCATGAGCAAACCGGAAACTGGTTCTGGTGGGGAGCAAATACGACAACTTCTGACCAATATAAAGCCATCTTCCGTTATACCGTAGAATATTTACGAGATGTAAAAGACGTACACAATATTCTATATGCTTACTCACCTGGTGCAGGGCCTGGGGGGGACAAGGAACGGTATTTAGAAACTTATCCTGGTGATGAATACGTTGATATTTTTGGTATCGATAAATATGATAACAAACAAAATGCCGGGTCTGAAAGTTTTTTTAACGATTTAATTAAAGACTTGGAAATGTTAGTTGATCTCGCGGATGAGAAAGGGAAAATCGCAGCACTAACAGAATTTGGATATAGCCCTGAAGGATTGAAAAAAACAGGAAATCATTTAACTTGGTTTACAGATTTACTGAATGCAATAAAGAAAAGTGAAAAAGCAAGTCGAATTTCTTATATGTTAACATGGGCAAACTTTGGTTGGCCAAACAATATATTTGTCCCATATAAAGATATAAATGGTGATTTAGGCGGTGACCATGAATTACTACCAGATTTCATCAACTTTTATAACGATCGTTCAACAGCATTTTCGTCGGAAATAAAGGAAAAGAGATATTCCGGAGAAGTACCAACAACTGTAGAAAAACAACCTTTCATGCATGTTGCTTCCCCTGCTTCAGGGACAACCATTCGTGAAAATACAGTTACCATTCGTGCTAGAGTTTTAAATGATGTACCGAAAAAAGTTACGTACGCTGAAAAAGGATCTACAACTGAGCATGAAATGAAGTATGATGAACAATCAAGATATTACAAAGCAGAATGGTCACCATCCGGCGATGTAAATGGCTCATCTACAGAACTAACAATTAAATCAGTCATGTCTGATGGAACGGTACAAGTTGAAACAGTAAAAGTTTTTGTCAAAGTTCCAGAAATTATTTTAAAAGAATATCGTTTTGATGACGATATTAACGATTTCAAGAATAATGGTGCCTGGCCTGATTCGATAAAGATCGATATTAGTCATGCGGTTATTCATGATAATGGAATGTTGAAAATCTCGAGTGAAAACTTACAATCAAACGAAGACTGGCAGGAGTTAAAATTAGAACTAACCGACACCTTGAACTTTTCACTTCATACGATTAATAGAGTAACCTTCGATGCATATGTTCCAACTTCATTAAACAGTGGAAACGCTTCATTACGTAGTGTTGTGATGTTCCCTGATGATTGGGAAACAAAGCATGGAATAGCAACAACCGAGAGAAAGCTATCAGACCTTGAGACAGAAACCTTTGATGGTGTGGAATACGCAAAATATCCAGTTTCCATTGATATTACTGGTGTCAAACACAATCCAAAGACACTTGCGATTTCTATCGTAGGTTCTGCCTTAGCCGGTAATGGAGATATTTATATTGATAATATTAAGCTAATCAATCTATTTAAAGAAGCATCTCTTGACCCAAGCGTAATTGACGATTTCGAGAATTATCTTGGAGATAATGACTTACTTAAGAAGAACTACACATCTAATGGTGATGGAGTCACTGTTTCTCTATCCACAGAAAATAAAAACGATGGAGAATATGGACTGAAATATGACTACAAGTTAGCTAGTCAAGGATACACAGGTGCGAACAAAACATTAGGTGGGGTAGATTGGTCTGAATATAATCAATTAAAATTTTGGATAAAACCCGATGGAAAATCCCAAAGATTAAATATTCAACTTACAATTGATGGCGTTGGTTATGAAGCATATCGTTATTACGATAATGAAGAACCGAGAATGGAAACCATTAATTTTGCCGAATTCAAACCAGCTTCATGGGCTGATCAAAGCTTAATTTTAACAAAGGAAAAACTTAAAAATGTAAGTACATTCTCAATTTATGTCGATGCAGTGGATAAAGCAAAACTAGAAAGTACACTTTACTTCGATGATATAAAAGTTTTTAAAGACAAAGAGGCGCCAGACATACCAGAAAATGGAGATGGCCAGGTACGTAAACCAGAAAAACCTGGTATTTTATATGATTTTGAGAACGATGTAGAAGACTTTGATGTGACACAAAATCATTCTGAAGCAACAAAGCCGAAAGTAACAGATGAATTTGCTACTAGTGGGAAACATTCATTGGTTACTGAATTCAATTTATCTAAAAGTGGTGGCTTCGAGCTAAGTAAAATAACTGATTTAAACCTAGCTAGTATTGATGCCATATCAGCAAATGTAAAACTTTCTAGTGGTTCTGCTGATGTAAAACTTTATATTAAAACTGGAAATGATTGGGCATGGGCAGATTCTGGAACCTATCATGTCGGAACCGATGGATTTACTAAAGTTACTTTCCCACTAAAAGGAATTAATCAAGCACAACTTGAACAAGTAAAAGCAATCGGACTACAAGTATTACCTAAAAATGGAGAAGGAAAAGCAAAATTATATTTAGATGAGGTTACTCTCGAAGGTAAAGCAATTGAGGAACCAACACGGAAACCATTATTATTCGACTTTGAAGATGGGACAAATAACTGGAAAATTGGCTATAGTGAAAACGAAACAACCGAGGTAACAACAACATCAGAAAATGCTATCAATGGTTCAAGTTTGACTACTACTTTTAATTTAAGTAAAGGCAAATTTAGTTTGCAAACATCAGAGATTAAAGACCTTACCGGAGAAAATGCCTTATATGCAAAAGTTAAGATTTCTAAAGGAAAAGCAAATGTGAAATTATACATGCAAACAGGTTCTGCTTGGAATTGGGTTGATAGCGGAGAAGTAAGTATTGAAGAAAACCAAGTAGTCACTTTGAAATTACCGCTCACTGATATAAAGGAACTCAAATCTATCCAAGCAATTGGTATTGAAATTCTTCCAATCGAAGGAGTAGGAAATGCTAATGTCTATGTAGATGACGTTTCCTTAATAGAGTTAAGTGATGAACCAGATACAGATAAACCGGATGGCGAGAATCCAGATGTAGACAAGCCTGACACGGATAAACCGGATGGCGAGAATCCAGATGTAGACAAGCCTGACACGGATAAACCGGATAGCGAAAAACCGGATACGGACAAGCCTGACACGGATAAACCGGATAATGAAAACCCGGATACGGACAAGCCTGACACGGATAAACCGGATAATGAAAACCCGGATACGGACAAGCCTGACACGGACAAACCGGATA